From the genome of Hathewaya histolytica, one region includes:
- a CDS encoding GNAT family N-acetyltransferase: MYIRGYERSDEQSWIRCRVVSFMDSSYFDYVQNFREEYNNPALRLIAIDNNQVIGFLDIEYEENLGDVCYFEGDLGGVMWNLGVLPEYRHKNVATNLWCKAKSILKDLGIKRVEVWTQDDKASNRWYIKQGFKLKKT; this comes from the coding sequence ATGTACATAAGAGGATATGAAAGATCAGATGAGCAGTCTTGGATTAGATGTAGGGTAGTATCATTTATGGACAGTTCTTATTTTGATTATGTGCAAAATTTTAGGGAGGAATATAATAATCCGGCACTTCGTCTTATTGCTATAGATAACAATCAGGTAATTGGATTTCTAGATATAGAATATGAAGAGAATTTAGGTGATGTTTGTTATTTTGAAGGCGATTTAGGTGGTGTAATGTGGAATTTAGGTGTTCTGCCAGAGTATAGGCACAAGAATGTAGCTACTAACTTATGGTGTAAAGCTAAATCTATACTCAAAGACTTAGGAATTAAAAGGGTTGAAGTATGGACTCAAGATGATAAAGCTTCGAATAGGTGGTATATTAAACAAGGATTTAAGTTAAAGAAAACTTAA